The Neurospora crassa OR74A linkage group IV, whole genome shotgun sequence genome has a segment encoding these proteins:
- a CDS encoding SUN domain-containing protein, translated as MKLSTFQTALGAASLFLSAQPVSAGHGGHRHLHERPTRRHSRVEDTIESFEMPQLQKRKTQCSLPDHPDLVYVPGGMNNGFAMSPDEPCEDGKWCPYACVPGKVMAQWEPNSTYVYPQSMNGGLYCNKGTPEKAFDDKPYCVDGTGAVQVVNKAGKVVSFCQTVLPGNEAMIIPTDIQGQSKIAVPGPSYWDSTAAHYYINAPGVSSAEGCIWGSPGKPIGNWSPYVAGANTVSAGETYLKIAWNPIYMDCDWKKTKPSFGVKIECPAGGCNGLPCSIDPSKHGVGGLESPVSTKGVGGAQFCVVTVPKGQTANIVVFNIDGSSDDEPKTSTTRKPDPPKTTSTKEAPPPPKTTSTMETPTTTSTPPPPPTTSSSSVRISSAPVSSVASAEESSVLSSETPSASKPALWGGVFKETGTDSTPTSEASETTEAPVLTETEKPAPVSTTSKKNDGAAQEGGAAIAGLVVAIVAAATLL; from the exons ATGAAGCTCTCCACATTCCAGACCGCCCTTGGCGCGGCCTCATTATTTCTCAGTGCTCAACCTGTCTCTGCCGGTCATGGGGGTCATCGCCATCTCCATGAACGTCCCACGAGGAGACACAGTCGTGTTGAGGACACCATTGAGAGCTTTGAGATGCCTCAGCTGCAAAAGAGAAAAACCCAATGCTCATTGCCCGACCACCCGGATCTTGTATATGTCCCGGGAGGCATGAACAATGGTTTCGCCATGAGCCCCGATGAGCCATGCGAAGACGGAAAGTGGTGCCCGTATGCGTGCGTTCCTGGAAAGGTTATGGCACAGTGGGAACCAAACTCGACCTACGTCTATCCCCAGTCAATG AACGGCGGTTTGTATTGCAACAAAGGAACGCCTGAGAAGGCCTTCGACGACAAGCCATACTGCGTGGATGGAACCGGCGCCGTTCAGGTAGTTAACAAGGCTGGAAAGGTTGTGTCCTTTTGCCAAACTGTCTTGCCTGGTAATGAGGCCATGATTATTCCCACCGACATCCAGGGCCAGTCCAAGATCGCTGTGCCTGGACCCTCTTATTGGGACTCAACCGCTGCGCA TTACTATATCAACGCGCCTGGCGTCTCTTCTGCCGAGGGTTGCATTTGGGGCAGCCCAGGCAAGCCCATCGGAAACTGGAGTCCCTATGTTGCTGGAGCAAACACCGTTTCCGCGGGCGAGACATATCTGAAGATTGCCTGGAATCCCATTTACATGGACTGCGATTGGAAGAAAACGAAGCCTAGCTTTGGTGTCAAGATTGAGTGTCCCGCTGGAGGTTGCAATGGTTTGCCGTGCTCCATCGATCCCTCCAAGCATGGTGTTGGAGGCTTGGAAAGCCCAGTTTCCACCAAGGGTGTCGGCGGTGCTCAGTTCTGCGTTGTCACTGTCCCCAAAGGGCAGACTGCCAACATTGTGGTGTTCAACATCGATGGTTCCAGCGATGATGAGCCCAAGACCTCGACCACCAGAAAGCCTGACCCTCCCAAGACTACCTCAACTAAGGAGGCGCCCCCGCCGCCCAagaccaccagcaccatggAGACACCCACTACCAcatcaactcctcctcctcctcccaccacttcttcttcttcggttcGCATATCATCAGCTCCAGTATCCTCTGTAGCCAGCGCGGAAGAGTCTTCTGTTTTGTCCTCTGAGACACCGTCTGCCTCGAAGCCCGCGCTTTGGGGTGGTGTCTTCAAGGAGACTGGCACCGATTCCACGCCTACCAGCGAAGCCTCCGAGACAACGGAAGCACCAGTACTCACGGAAACCGAAAAGCCCGCACCTGTCTCAACCACATCGAAGAAGAACGACGGTGCAGCTCAAGAAGGTGGCGCTGCCATTGCAGGTTTGGTTGTCGCCATTGTCGCAGCTGCAACTCTTCTTTAA
- a CDS encoding short-chain dehydrogenase: MSGITFGFNTEGLEVVRHLRDQVSGRTFLITGPSEGGLGAETAISLAHANPALLILVGRSLNKIQPTIDAIHAVNPSIAVKFIAADLTSLNSVREAARSILDDASIAHIDVLINNAAVMACPYELTVDGFEMQFATAHLGHFVLTKHILPKLRASAGAGKPQTRIINVSSLGNTLGGIRWDDPSYTKRPEEYKPWDAYGQAKTANVLFTVALNKRLLAKTGIRSYALHPGGIYTPLLRHMNDELMEEITQRVTKGEMQLKTVQQGCATTLRAALDPELEKAGEDGVFLSDCQFTKDPELVAPRALDEEDAERLWGLSEELVGEKFEL; the protein is encoded by the exons ATGTCGGGTATCACCTTCGGTTTTAACACGGAAGGCCTCGAGGTGGTACGCCATCTCCGAGACCAAGTGTCCGGACGCACAT TCCTTATTACCGGCCCGAGTGAGGGAGGCCTCGGCGCCGAAACAGCCATCTCGCTTGCCCATGCCAACCCAGCActgctcatcctcgtcgGACGCTCCCTCAACAAGATTCAGCCCACAATTGACGCCATCCACGCCGTCAACCCATCCATCGCCGTCAAGTTCATCGCTGCCGATCTTACCTCGCTGAACAGCGTACGTGAAGCAGCCCGCAGTATCCTCGACGACGCATCCATCGCCCACATTGACgtcctcatcaacaacgcCGCCGTCATGGCCTGTCCTTACGAACTCACCGTTGACGGTTTCGAGATGCAATTTGCCACGGCGCACCTCGGCCACTTTGTGCTGACGAAGCACATCTTACCCAAGCTCAGAGCATCAGCCGGTGCGGGCAAGCCCCAGACCCGCATCATCAACGTTTCCTCCCTGGGAAACACCCTCGGCGGCATCCGCTGGGACGACCCTAGCTACACCAAGCGTCCGGAGGAGTACAAACCCTGGGACGCCTACGGGCAGGCTAAGACGGCCAACGTGCTCTTCACTGTCGCGCTCAACAAACGGCTACTCGCCAAGACGGGTATCAGGTCGTATGCCCTGCACCCTGGCGGCATCTATACCCCCTTGCTCCGGCACATGAACGATGagttgatggaggagattACGCAGAGGGTGACGAAGGGAGAGATGCAGTTGAAGACGGTGCAGCAGGGTTGTGCGACTACGCTGAGGGCGGCGCTAGATCCGGAGCTGGAGAAGGCGGGGGAGGACGGCGTGTTTTTGAGTGATTGTCAGTTTACCAAGGACCCGGAGCTTGTGGCGCCTCGGGCgcttgatgaggaggatgcggAACGGCTTTGGGGGTTGAGTGAGGAGTTGGTTGGGGAGAAGTTTGAGCTTTGA
- the mus-8 gene encoding mus-8: MSTAARRRLMRDFKRMQTDPPAGVSASPVPDNVMTWNAVIIGPADTPFEDGTFRLVMHFEEQYPNKPPSVKFISEMFHPNVYATGELCLDILQNRWSPTYDVAAVLTSIQSLLNDPNTGSPANVEASNLYKDNRKEYHKRVRETVEKSWED; this comes from the exons ATGTCAACCGCTGCCCGCCGCCGGCTCATGCGAGACTTCAAG CGCATGCAAACCGATCCTCCCGCTGGTGTTTCCGCCTCTCCCGTACCCGATAATGTTATGACATG GAACGCCGTGATCATCGGACCCGCCGATACGCCCTTCGAAGATGGCACCTTCCGCCTGGTGATGCACTTTGAGGAGCAGTATCCCAATAAGCCTCCTTCGGTCAAGTTCATCAGCGAGATGTTCCACCCCAATGTTTACGCCACTGGCGAACTTTGTCTCGATATCCTTCAGAACCGCTGGAGTCCTACGTACGACGTCGCGGCTGTTCTTACCAGTATTCAGAG TTTGCTCAATGACCCGAACACAGGATCGCCTGCAAACGTCGAAGCCTCCAATCTATACAAGGACAACCGCAAAGAATACCACAAGAGGGTCCGGGAAACTGTTGAGAAGAGCTGGGAGGATTGA
- a CDS encoding DUF1237 domain-containing protein, producing the protein MTRATSWLSLLLPWSVPLLRPAVVEASELKWDMDQVPIKGKFDETACPDYASYATYPHRPYSEGPLSLPFQRPHVRCRTFQSDAIEKVIKDVTSRMKNPDLARLFENTFPSTTDTTVKFHTNGKDGKEKRKTTTVTDSPVDDDPWTSTYEEDPGKWEGPQSFIITGDILAEWLRDSTNQLKPYQKLASKDKAIFDLILGAINTQSEYVIESPYCNAFQPPPHSGLPVTLNGQDDTVHPAFDPSSVFECKYELDSLAHFLALANAFYAHTKSTAFLNTRWYKALDSVFDVLEAQSKSTFDPETGSYRRNQYTFQRRTDTGTETLNLGGIGNPLNNGTGLIRSAFRPSDDATIFGFFIPANAQMATELKRTAALLRTTGNKKDVTRAETAEAWSKTITEGIWEHGVVHHRKYGDVFAYEVDGYGSALMMDDANYPSLLALPLMGFVSVGDTTYQNTRKMLLEKNGNPYYLEGKEFMGIGGPHIGLQNAWPMSLLVQAQTSDDDDEIMKCLNLVLNTSKLGLIHESIDVNWSHSYTRSWFAWANGVFADTILDIAKRKPHLIFKDATPYEP; encoded by the exons ATGACTCGCGCTACTTCCTGGCTATCGCTGCTATTGCCTTGGTCAGTACCTCTGCTGAGGCCGGCAGTGGTAGAGGCATCAGAGCTCAAATGGGATATGGACCAGGTTCCAATCAAGGGCAAATTCGACGAGACTGCTTGCCCAGACTATGCATCCTATGCCACTTATCCCCA CCGGCCCTATAGCGAAGgtcctctctccctccctttccaACGCCCTCATGTCAGGTGCCGGACCTTTCAATCTGACGCCATCGAGAAGGTTATCAAGGATGTCACATCCCGCATGAAGAACCCTGACCTTGCACGTCTTTTCGAAAACACTTTTCCTTCTACTACTGATACCACCGTCAAATTCCATACCAATGGCAAGGACGgtaaggaaaagaggaagacgacgactgTGACTGACAGCCCTGTCGACGATGATCCATGGACCAGTACGTACGAGGAGGACCCAGGCAAATGGGAAGGGCCGCAGTCGTTCATCATCACGGGCGACATTCTGGCCGAGTGGCTACGTGACAGCACCAACCAGCTGAAGCCGTATCAGAAGCTGGCTTCCAAGGATAAGGCCATCTTCGACCTCATCCTCGGCGCCATCAACACCCAAAGCGAATACGTGATCGAGTCGCCCTATTGCAACGCCTTCCAGCCACCGCCCCATTCCGGGCTACCTGTCACCTTGAACGGCCAAGACGACACCGTCCACCCGGCCTTTGACCCTTCCTCCGTCTTCGAGTGCAAGTACGAGCTAGATTCGCTCGCGCACTTTCTCGCGCTGGCCAACGCCTTTTACGCCCACACCAAGAGCACCGCCTTCCTCAATACGCGGTGGTACAAGGCGCTGGACTCGGTGTTTGACGTTCTCGAGGCGCAAAGCAAGAGCACGTTTGACCCGGAGACTGGCTCGTACCGGCGCAACCAGTACACATTTCAGCGACGCACCGACACGGGCACCGAGACCCTGAATCTTGGCGGAATCGGCAACCCGCTGAACAACGGAACGGGGCTGATCCGCTCGGCGTTCCGGCCCAGCGACGATGCCACTATCTTCGGCTTCTTCATCCCTGCCAATGCGCAGATGGCTACGGAGCTCAAGCGGACTGCGGCTTTGTTGAGAACGACGGGGAATAAGAAGGATGTGACACGGGCAGAGACAGCGGAAGCATGGAGTAAGACGATCACGGAGGGTATCTGGGAACACGGCGTGGTTCACCATCGCAAGTACGGCGACGTGTTTGCGTATGAGGTTGACGGCTACGGTAGCGCCTTGATGATGGACGATGCCAACTATCCTAGCTTACTGGCGCTGCCGCTGATGGGCTTTGTCTCGGTAGGCGACACGACATATCAGAACACGCGCAAGATGCTGCTGGAGAAGAACGGCAATCCGTACTACCTGGAGGGAAAAGAGTTTATGGGCATCGGAGGCCCACATATCGGCCTGCAGAATGCATGGCCCATGAGCCTTTTGGTGCAGGCGCAGACGtcagatgatgacgatgagatTATGAAGTGCTTGAACCTGGTTTTGAACACGAGCAAGCTTGGGTTGATTCATGAGAGCATTGATGTGAACTGGTCGCATTCTTATACGC GAAGCTGGTTCGCTTGGGCAAACGGAGTCTTTGCGGATACAATCTTGGATATCGCGAAGCGCAAGCCGCATCTTATCTTTAAGGATGCGACACCTTATGAACCTTGA
- a CDS encoding alpha-ketoglutarate dependent xanthine dioxygenase, with protein sequence MASNTTVPVITPLAHPEGSKLDFGATVSGVDIENLTDRDFAILRTALFTHQVLVIKSQSHVSPRAQYELTQRFDPLAAPLYGHGNTDSGSVGSKSILHPDLKTIPHQPQVQVIGNGFVPTYEGLSNIQLRHPHHRTFHSTSIPASHDLTHTRFYRWHIDAALYGGVARAPPVVTTLLAVKVPQGRRQTCVYDDGTGDELDVPLGTTAFVSGYKMYDILSETQKAFARSTRVEYAPHPYVWMSSAKSRSTGLGLVSEGKEMPMEELPEIEEDRIQILPMCWRNPVTGKLALQVHPSAVRRLHLEDGTVVEDLKEVREIVYGLQRPGIAPGLVYAHDWEEGDLVIFHNRGTLHSVVGAFAESEVRLFRQCNIAGSEFPMGPEEEEKEEELVHAEQEEGVVEVTKQESLPELRMGAVEVGVAA encoded by the exons ATGGCGTCCAACACTACCGTACCCGTCATCACCCCCCTTGCCCACCCCGAGGGCTCCAAGCTCGACTTTGGAGCTACGGTATCAGGAGTCGACATTGAGAACTTGACTG ACCGCGATTTCGCCATCCTCCGCACCGCCCTCTTCACCCACCAagtcctcgtcatcaagTCCCAATCCCACGTCAGCCCGCGCGCCCAGTACGAACTAACGCAACGCTTCGACCCTCTCGCCGCCCCCCTCTACGGCCACGGCAACACCGACTCGGGCTCGGTCGGCAGCAAATCCATCCTCCACCCCGACCTCAAGACCATCCCGCACCAGCCCCAAGTCCAAGTCATCGGCAACGGCTTCGTCCCCACCTACGAAGGGCTGTCCAACATCCAGCTCcgccaccctcaccaccgcaCATTCCACTCCACCTCCATCCCCGCCTCCCACGACCTCACCCACACGCGTTTCTACCGGTGGCACATCGATGCCGCTCTCTACGGCGGCGTCGCCCGCGCCCCTCCCGTGGTGACCACGCTCTTAGCCGTCAAGGTCCCCCAAGGTCGCAGGCAGACGTGCGTCTACGACGACGGCACCGGCGACGAGCTGGATGTGCCCCTCGGCACCACCGCTTTCGTGTCCGGGTACAAGATGTACGACATCCTCTCGGAAACGCAAAAAGCGTTTGCGCGCTCGACCCGCGTCGAGTATGCGCCGCATCCGTACGTGTGGATGTCGAGCGCCAAGTCACGCAGCACCGGTCTGGGCTTAGTGTcggaggggaaggagatgCCAATGGAGGAACTGCCCGAGATTGAAGAGGACAGAATCCAGATCTTGCCCATGTGCTGGCGGAATCCCGTGACGGGGAAGCTGGCACTGCAGGTACATCCTAGCGCGGTGAGGAGGCTGCATCTTGAGGATGggacggtggtggaggattTGAAGGAAGTGAGGGAGATTGTGTATGGATTGCAGAGGCCGGGGATCGCGCCGGGCTTGGTGTATGCGCATGACTGGGAGGAGGGCGATTTGGTCATCTTTCACAATAGGGGCACGTTGCACAGTGTTGTGGGAGCGTTTGCGGAGAGTGAGGTGAGGTTGTTTAGGCAGTGCAATATTGCTGGGAGCGAGTTCCCGATGgggccggaggaggaggagaaagaagaggagctgGTACATGCAGAACAGGAAGAAGGGGTTGTGGAGGTTACCAAGCAGGAAAGCCTTCCTGAACTGAGGATGGGGGCGGTGgaggttggtgttgctgcttgA
- a CDS encoding acetyl-CoA acetyltransferase, whose amino-acid sequence MVLSHARTAAGSASRTSRVACARLFSTQSALRQQIQDAYILSGVRTPTAKFNGSYTTVPAPKLGAVAIKEAVKRSGIPVEKITDVYMGNVLQGSVGQAPARQAAIFAGLSPNVEAITINKVCASGLKAVVFAAQNIQLGLAEAQVAGGMENMTRTPYYVPRASGMPPFGHIKMEDGIIKDGLTDVYNEFHMGNCAENTAKKFQISREQQDEYAIQSYKRAQEAWASGKFAEEVVPVTVPGKKGDKIIEVDEGYNDIKLDKVATLKPAFVRDGTGTVTAANASTLNDGASALVLGNKSLAQEFGKGSRVLARIVSSADAAMDPIDFPIAPSKAVELALKRAGISKDQVAIWEFNEAFAAVIKANEKILGLEGAVVNPLGGAIALGHPLGSSGSRILVTLLHQLQPGQYGVAAICNGGGAATAMVVQRIESV is encoded by the exons ATGGTTCTTAGCCACGCCAGGACAGCCGCTGGCTCGGCTTCGCGCACTTCCCGTGTCGCTTGCGCTCGTCTTTTTTCCACCCAGTCTGCTCTCCGCCAGCAGATTCAGGATGCCTACATTCTCAGTGGTGTGAGGACACCAACGGCCAAG TTCAATGGCTCTTACACCACCGTTCCTGCTCCCAAGCTCGGTGCCGTTGCCATCAAGGAGGCCGTCAAGAGGTCGGGTATCCCCGTTGAGAAGATCACCGATGTCTACATGGGAAACGTCCTCCAGGGGTCTGTTGGCCAGGCACCTGCACGCCAGGCCGCTATCTTTGCTGGCCTTTCCCCCAACGTAGAGGCCATTACCATCAACAAGGTGTGCGCTTCCGGTCTCAAAGCTGTTGTGTTCGCGGCGCAAAACATCCAGCTTGGCCTAGCGGAGGCCCAGGTCGCTGGTGGTATGGAGAACATGACAAGGACGCCGTACTACGTTCCACGCGCTAGCGGCATGCCCCCCTTCGGTCACATCAAGATGGAGGATGGCATTATCAAGGATGGGCTGACCGACGTCTACAACGAGTTCCACATGGGCAACTGCGCCGAGAACACTGCCAAGAAGTTCCAAATCTCTCGTGAACAGCAGGACGAGTATGCCATCCAGTCGTACAAGCGCGCCCAGGAGGCTTGGGCTTCCGGGAAGTTTGCTGAGGAAGTTGTCCCGGTCACCGTTCCGGGCAAGAAGGGTGACAAGATCATCGAGGTGGATGAAGGCTACAACGACATCAAGCTGGACAAAGTTGCCACCCTCAAGCCTGCCTTCGTCCGCGATGGCACCGGTACCGTGACGGCCGCCAACGCCTCCACCCTCAACGATGGCGCCAGTGCTTTGGTTCTCGGCAATAAGTCGCTCGCGCAAGAGTTCGGCAAGGGCTCAAGGGTCCTTGCCCGTATCGTCAGTTCAGCTGATGCCGCTATGGATCCCATCGACTTCCCTATTGCGCCCTCTAAAGCGGTTGAGCTTGCCCTTAAGCGTGCCGGCATTAGCAAGGACCAGGTTGCCATTTGGGAGTTTAACGAGGCCTTCGCCGCGGTCATCAAGGCCAACGAGAAGATTCTGGGTCTCGAAGGCGCTGTGGTGAACCCTCTTGGTGGCGCCATTGCCCTTGGCCACCCCTTGGGTAGCTCTGGATCCCGCATTCTCGTTACCTTGCTTCATCAACTCCAGCCTGGCCAGTACGGTGTAGCTGCTATTTGCAATGGTGGAGGTGCGGCCACTGCGATGGTCGTCCAGAGGATCGAGTCGGTATAA
- the fld gene encoding ADA-7: protein MVRAGRQKVRTGCYTCKIRKVKCDETKPSCLRCTKTGRRCDGYPAAPLHSQSWQELLAKRPIIPAVTHRHNSQEGRALEFYRCVLAPTFSGSLDDDFWTHVVSRASYQNPVVRHAVVAISSICELIGDPSVKGQALVKFPKGRYAIGHYNRALQDISKTDDEAMVIFVCILFVCIEILQGNREAAISHCHHGVQILNQLNGGKSKVNSSSSSILSRDQLLNPFARLSIFPFFYGSTVDVFPNLLRHGSEAPESDGTYGSSSSSSAATSAADSALTVLDELRSGLDLLVARAMRFLRSADLYRIGPSRHVPVPSHILTEQANLTKSIDDWLVRFTIFSAVHSPTEDAAGLFYQMRMKSYITKIWIATALDRTEMVYDRFVPLFREIVDMAGRYLVAEKSRPRGPSPPRATTTATEEDGGGPASPTNANAQKPRFVYEMAYLPMLYFVVMRCRHLETRVTALEHMTTLSALHQGLWDSTLTFCIGWRLIEIEHGADRETLLLAMAQAKSFGQSMSRTYSRLAPDSNSLVGRMMPGTTPMPPDRMRLRECVITGDHTVEQKDSPGSGLRTGYRRVIFHVWKPEREGGVGTFEEWVPISEPPPMRDMCYDYEFAQAAAAAGTEGNELVEVKLEPSFGLSFAEAKPNFGYCYVDSSEGDLDLPTRTMPPVYDGLRLEAVV from the exons ATGGTCAGGGCAGGAAGGCAAAAGGTCAGAACGGGCTGCTATACATGCAA GATCCGCAAAGTAAAATGTGACGAGACCAAGCCGAGCTGCCTCCGCTGCACCAAGACAGGCCGCCGGTGTGATGGCTATCCAGCCGCTCCGTTGCATTCGCAGTCATGGCAGGAGCTCTTGGCCAAACGGCCCATCATCCCGGCCGTGACGCATCGTCACAACTCCCAGGAGGGCCGCGCCCTCGAGTTCTACCGGTGCGTGCTCGCGCCCACCTTCTCCGGCTCCCTAGACGACGACTTCTGGACCCACGTGGTCAGCCGTGCTAGCTACCAGAATCCCGTCGTCCGCCATGCCGTCGTTGCCATCAGTTCCATCTGCGAGCTCATCGGCGACCCCAGCGTCAAGGGGCAAGCCCTCGTCAAGTTCCCAAAGGGTCGATATGCCATCGGCCACTATAACCGTGCCCTCCAGGATATATCCAAGACGGATGATGAGGCCATGGTCATCTTTGTTTGTATTTTGTTCGTCTGTATAGAAATCCTTCAGGGCAACCGTGAGGCGGCCATCTCTCACTGCCATCATGGCGTCCAGATCCTTAACCAGCTGAACGGGGGCAAGAGCAAAGTAAACTCGTCAAGTTCATCCATCTTGTCTCGGGACCAGCTTCTCAACCCCTTTGCCCGTCTGAGcatcttccccttcttctatGGCAGCACAGTGGACGTCTTCCCCAACCTCCTCCGGCACGGGTCCGAGGCGCCAGAGTCAGACGGTACCTacggctcctcctcctcctcctctgccgccACCTCGGCAGCCGACAGCGCCCTAACGGTGCTCGACGAGCTACGCTCCGGTCTCGACCTCCTCGTCGCGCGAGCCATGCGCTTCCTCCGCTCCGCCGACCTCTACCGGATCGGGCCTTCGCGGCACGTGCCCGTCCCCTCCCATATCCTGACCGAGCAGGCCAATCTGACCAAATCGATCGATGACTGGCTGGTCCGCTTCACCATTTTCAGCGCAGTGCACTCGCCCACCGAGGACGCGGCAGGTTTGTTCTACCAGATGCGCATGAAGAGCTACATCACCAAGATCTGGATTGCCACGGCGCTCGACCGCACCGAGATGGTGTACGACCGGTTTGTGCCCCTGTTCCGCGAGATCGTTGACATGGCCGGCCGCTATCTGGTCGCCGAGAAGAGCCGACCGCGAGGACCGTCACCACCTCGGGCAACTACTACTGCCACCGAAGAGGACGGTGGTGGACCCGCATCCCCgaccaacgccaacgcccAGAAACCCCGTTTTGTCTATGAAATGGCTTACCTCCCCATGCTCTATTTCGTTGTCATGCGCTGCCGGCACCTCGAGACCCGCGTGACTGCTTTGGAGCACATGACCACCCTATCAGCGTTGCACCAAGGACTCTGGGACTCAACACTAACCTTTTGCATCGGCTGGCGACTCATTGAAATCGAGCACGGCGCTGACCGGGAGACACTCTTGCTAGCCATGGCGCAGGCAAAGAGTTTTGGGCAGTCCATGTCCCGTACTTATTCTCGTCTAGCACCAGATTCCAATTCGTTGGTGGGGAGGATGATGCCTGGGACGACACCGATGCCCCCCGACAGGATGAGACTAAGGGAGTGTGTGATTACAGGTGATCATACCGTGGAACAAAAGGATAGCCCGGGCTCGGGCTTGAGGACGGGGTATAGAAGGGTCATTTTTCATGTGTGGAAGCCGGAGCGTGAGGGCGGGGTGGGCACGTTTGAGGAGTGGGTGCCGATTTCGgagccgccgccgatgaGGGATATGTGTTATGACTATGAGTTTGcgcaggcggcggcggcggcggggacAGAGGGGAATGAGTTGGTTGAGGTCAAGTTGGAGCCTAGCTTTGGTTTGAGCTTTGCTGAGGCAAAGCCCAATTTCGGCTATTGTTATGTTGATTCGAGCGAGGGGGACCTTGATCTACCGACTAGAACTATGCCCCCGGTTTATGATGGCTTGAGGTTGGAGGCTGTGGTGtag